The Channa argus isolate prfri chromosome 14, Channa argus male v1.0, whole genome shotgun sequence genome includes a window with the following:
- the klhl24a gene encoding kelch-like protein 24a yields MVLILGRRMNREDSGIRDSPAVKRKVFEVDSKTLPSQDVLDFSSGSSHSEGILQVFNEFRDSRLFTDVVISVQGREFPCHRAVLSACSSYFRAMFCNDHRESREMLVEINGILAEAMDSFLTYVYTGRAKITTENVQFLFETSSLFQITTLRDACAKFLEDQLDPCNCLGIQQFADAHSLKQLASRCRSYALANFSEVAQHEEFLDLHREELEDYIGSDELSVGKEEMVFEAVMRWVYNSVEHRKPMLKALLHHVRLPLLHPNYFVQTVEGDQLIQDAPECYQLLHEARRYHVLGNEMMSPRTRPRRSTGFTEVIVVVGGCERVGGFNLPYTECYDPVTGEWKSLAKLPEFTKSEYAVCALRNDILVSGGRINSRDVWMYNSQLNLWIRVASLNKGRWRHKMGVLLGKVYAVGGYDGQTRLSSVECYDSFSNHWAEVAPMKEAVSSPAVASCAGKLFVIGGGPDDDTCSDKVQCYDPETDSWLLRANIPIAKRCITAVSLNNLIYVCGGFTKSIFCYDPIEDYWMHVVHTFNKQESCGMSVCNGKIFILGGRGENGEATDTILCYDPSTGIITGVAAMPRPISYHGCVTIHRYNDRYHINKR; encoded by the exons TTTTGAAGTTGACTCCAAAACTTTACCCAGCCAGGATGTCTTGGACTTCTCTTCTGGCTCGTCCCACTCAGAGGGCATCCTGCAGGTGTTCAATGAGTTTCGTGACTCCCGTCTGTTTACCGACGTCGTTATCAGTGTGCAGGGTCGCGAGTTCCCTTGCCATCGAGCTGTGCTCTCTGCCTGTTCCTCCTACTTCAGAGCTATGTTTTGCAATGATCACCGTGAAAGCCGTGAGATGCTGGTTGAGATCAACGGCATCCTGGCCGAGGCAATGGACTCCTTCCTCACCTATGTTTACACGGGCCGTGCCAAGATCACCACTGAGAATGTCCAGTTTCTCTTCGAAACCTCCAGTCTTTTCCAGATCACTACTCTGCGGGACGCCTGTGCAAAGTTTCTGGAAGACCAGCTGGACCCGTGCAACTGTTTGGGCATCCAACAGTTTGCAGATGCACATTCCCTGAAGCAGTTAGCCAGCCGCTGCCGTAGCTATGCCCTGGCCAACTTCTCAGAGGTCGCTCAGCATGAAGAGTTCCTTGACCTACACAGAGAAGAGCTGGAAGATTACATTGGCAGTGATGAGTTGTCTGTTGGTAAAGAGGAAATGGTGTTTGAGGCCGTGATGCGATGGGTGTACAATAGTGTAGAGCACAGGAAGCCCATGCTCAAGGCCCTGCTGCATCATGTGCGCTTGCCCCTTTTGCACCCTAACTACTTTGTTCAGACAGTGGAGGGGGACCAGCTCATCCAGGATGCTCCAGAGTGCTACCAGCTTCTCCATGAGGCCCGGCGTTACCACGTGCTAGGAAATGAGATGATGTCACCCAGAACTCGCCCACGCAG GTCAACTGGCTTTACTGAGGTGATTGTTGTGGTGGGTGGCTGTGAGAGAGTGGGGGGCTTCAACCTGCCCTACACTGAATGCTATGATCCAGTCACAGGAGAGTGGAAATCACTGGCGAAGCTTCCTGAGTTCACCAAGTCAGAGTATGCTGTGTGTGCCCTGCGCAATGACATTCTGGTGTCAG gtggACGAATCAACAGCAGGGATGTGTGGATGTACAACTCACAGCTCAATCTGTGGATCAGAGTGGCCTCTCTTAACAAAGGCCGCTGGAGGCACAAGATGGGGGTCTTACTTGGCAAG GTCTACGCGGTGGGTGGCTATGACGGCCAAACCCGTCTGAGCAGTGTTGAGTGTTATGATTCCTTCTCTAACCACTGGGCAGAGGTGGCTCCAATGAAAGAGGCTGTGAGCTCTCCAGCCGTTGCCAGCTGTGCTGGGAAGCTCTTTGTCATTGGAGGAGGACCCGATGATGACACGTGTTCAGACAAG GTTCAGTGTTACGATCCAGAGACAGACAGCTGGTTACTACGAGCAAACATTCCCATTGCCAAGCGCTGTATCACAGCAGTGTCCCTCAACAACCTGATCTATGTGTGCGGTGGTTTTACCAAGTCTATATTCTGCTACGACCCTATAGAGGACTACTGGATGCATGTGGTTCATACCTTTAACAAACAG gaaaGCTGTGGCATGTCAGTGTGCAATGGCAAGATCTTCATCCTTGGTGGCAGGGGAGAAAATGGCGAAGCTACAGACACAATCCTGTGTTACGACCCGTCAACAGGCATCATCACAGGGGTAGCAGCCATGCCGCGACCGATCTCCTACCATGGCTGCGTAACTATCCACCGCTATAATGACAGATACCACATAAACAAACGATAA